Sequence from the Trueperaceae bacterium genome:
GGCGGCCAGGTTCCCCACGATCATGGTGAGGCCGACGATCCACACGAACAGTTCGAGAACCACGGGCGACAGTTCCGGGAGAATCGTGGAAGCCACCCGCAGCAGGGCGGCGAACGCGGCGGTCTTGACGACCACGCTCATGAAGGTGGTGACGGCGGTCGGCGCGCCGGTGTAGACATCGGGCGCCCACTGGTGGAACGGCACCATCGAGGCCTTGAACCCGAGTCCAGCCACCAGCAGAAGGCCGCCAAGGGTGGCGAGGAGCAGCGACTGGAACCCTGGGGCGGTTACCGCAGCGACTACCTCGGCATAGACGAAGTGCCCGGTTGCGCCGTAGGTCAGAGCTATCCCGTAGATGAGGACGGCGGAGGCGAAGGCCCCCAGCAGGAAGTACTTCATGCCGGCCTCTTCGCTCTCGCGAGCTCCCTGACGCCAGGCCGAAAGGACGTACACCGCCAGGGAGGTGATCTCCAGGCCCAGCAGCAACGTTATGAGATCACCGGCTGCCGACATGACCATGCCGCCGGTTGCCGAGAGGAGCATGAGCGGGTAGTACTCGGGGTGATCCAGGCCGGTGCGCTCGAGGTAGTCGTAGGAGACGAGAACCGCGATGACGGTCCCCAGGATTATCAGCAGTTGGAACGCTGCCGCTGGCAGGTCGGCGAGATAGTGCAGGCCGAAGGCAGCCGACCCCGCCCCTGCCCTGCCGTCCTGGAAGAGGACCAGGGTGAAGACGGCGGCCGTTACGAGGCCGACGAGGCTCAGAACAGCCGTACTGCGACCGTTACTCTGGAAGAGCGCGAAGAACAGGCCCGCGGCCGCGGTGAACAGGAGAACCAGGGGCGGCGTGAGCGCCAGCCAGTTGATGTCGAGAGCGGGCGGGAACATCTAGCGCTTCTCCTCCTGCAGAGTGGCGGTGATCCCGGCGGGCGGGTTGCCGGCAGTCTCGCCTGTCGAGGATTCGAGCGCGACCCGGGACTGCACTTCGATCCGCTCGAGCTGTGGAGCCGGGGTCAGGCCGAGCCAGAGTATGCCGGCGAGGATGGGCATCAGCACGACCACTTCAGCAGCGCGCAGGTCGCTGGCCCGGAACTCGGCCCGCCCCTGGTAGATGCGCTGGTAGAGGTTGACACCGTAGACGCCGGCGGCGATGACGGCACACACCGCGACGACTCCGGCCGTGACGCTGGCCTGGAACGCACCTAGCAGGCTGAGGAACTCGCCCGGGAAGTTGGCCAGGCCTGGCACCCCGATGCTCGCGAACAACACGAAGAGGGTGATGGCGGCGAGCGCCGGGGCGCTGCGAGCGAGTCCGCCGTAGGCGGCAAGGAGGTAGGTGCCGCTGCGAGCGTGGAGCATGCCAGCCAGGAGGAAGAGTCCGCCGGTGGTCAGCATCTGCGCCGCGAGGAGGTACATCGCCCCGTTGGAGCCGGTCAGCTCGAGTGCGAAAACGCCGACGCCGGCGATCCCCATGTGTGAGAGCGAAGCGTAGGCGAGGAGCCGCTTCAGGTCCTCCTGCCTGGCGGCGATTATCGCTGCGTATAGGGCGGTCACGGCCGAGAGTGCGATCAGCAGCGGGCTCCATCGCTCGGCAGCGGCCGGCAGCAGCGGGATGGCCCATGCGAAGAACCCGAAGGCTCCGACCTTGTAGAGGGTACCGGCGACGTCAGCGGCCCCTGAGGGATGATTCTGATCGTGGAAGTCTACGAGCCAGGAGTGCAGCGGTAGCATCGGCATCTTCACCGCGAACGCCACGGCGAATGCCGCGAAGAGCCACATCTGCGTATTCGGTGGCAGCGCCGGCGTGGCTTCGAGAAGATCGCCGATGAGGTAGGAATCTGCGCCCGACAACGGCCTGAGGGCCAGGATAGCCACAAGCATCAGGAACGAACCGGCGAGCGCGTAGGCTAGGTACTTCGCCGTCGCTTCACGGCGCCGCTCCAGGCCCCAACCACCTAGCAACAGCAGGCTGGCGATGAGGGTAGCGTCCCAGAAGACGTAGAAGAGGACCAGGTCCTTCGCGAGGAAGACTCCGTTGAGGAAGCCCTGCATTGCCAGCAGCAGCGCCAGGAACGAGGCGTTGCGCTCCTCTACCTGCAGCGCGGCCCAGATAACCGCCGGCACCATAGCCAGAGCGGCGGCGAGGACCAGGACCGATGCAGCGCCTGCGCTCCCCAAGCTGAAGGTGATGCCCAGGCCGTCGATCCAGGGGAGACTGAGGAACGCGTCTGCCGGCATCAGCAGGGCGGCGATGAAGGTGGTGACGGCGGCGGCTCCGGCTACCGCCCGGGCAGCACGTGCCGGGAGGAAGGCGACGAGGAGAGCCGCGCCCAATGGAACGACGAGGGTGCCCAGCATCAGTTCTCGATCCCTTCGTAGTCGATCGTGCCGCTCATGCCAGCTCCCCGCCGAGCCAAACGCCGAGGAGCAGGACCAGTATCAACGCCACCACCCCTAGCAGCATGGTGAGCGCGTAGGTGCGAGCGAAGCCAGACTGGAGTCCCGTGGCCGCGCGGGCGAGGAGGCCGGTGACTCCAGCGCTGCCGCTCACCCCGCGATCGACGAGCTCCCTGTCGACCACGCCCAGCCCGCTCGCGGTGCCTTCGGCCGCCGCCACGAAGGTGTTCCGGTAGAGAGCATCGAAACCTGCCCCTTCACGCGAGAAGTTGCCGAGGGCCCCGCTGCCGATACGCTGTGCGGGCCTGCCGGAGCGAAGGTGATAGACCCAGTAACCGAGGCCCAACCCGGCCGCGGCGGCGACGATCGAGAGTCCCACCAGCAGCCACTCGACGGTCACCGTGGGGTGCAGGAACCGCACCTCTGCGGCTATGGCCGGCTCCAGCCAGGCATTCATCCAGTTGGGGAAGGCGAACTCGGGCAGACCGAGGTAGCCTGCCACCACGCTGAACACCGCCAGGATCAGCAGCGGGATCGTCATGACGGCTGGAGACTCGTGGAGCTTGGCGGCGACGGCGTCGTCGTAGCGGGGACGGCCGGCGAAGGCGAGGTAGTACCAGCGGAACATGTAGAAGGCCGTCATCGCGGCGGTAAGGAGGAGGAGTATGTAAAGAGCGAGCCCCCCGTAGTCGCGCAGCCACTCACTGGTGTAGACGCCTGCGACCACCGCGTCCTTCGAGAAGAAGCCGGACAGGAACGGGACGCCGGCGATGGCCAGGGTGCCAACTAAGGCGGTGAGTCCGGTCAGCGGCATGACTCGGCCCAGCCCGCCCATCCTCCGCACGTCCTGCTCGCCTCCCAGCGCGTGGATGGCAGAGCCGGCGGTGAGGAAGAGCAGCGCCTTGAAGAAGGCGTGGGTGAAGAGGTGGAAGATGGCGGCGGCGTAGGCGCCGGCGCCGGCGGCGGCGAACATGAAGCCCAGCTGGGAGACCGTCGAGTAGGCGAGGATCTTCTTGATGTCTGTCTGGCCAAGGGCGGCGAAGGCGGCGACCAGGGCCGTGAGTCCGCCCACCCAGGCGACGGTGGCCGAGGCATCGGGAGCCTGAGCGAACAGCGGCGCCGAGCGGACTACCAGGTAGACGCCGGCCGTTACCATCGTGGCGGCGTGGATCAGTGCCGAAACCGGTGTGGGGCCGGCCATGGCGTCGGGGAGCCACACCTGGAGCGGCAGCTGGGCCGACTTCCCTGCCGCCGCGAGCAGGAAGAGCAGCCCGATGGCGGTAAGCAGGGCCGAACCGTAGGCGAGGCCGCCGGCGGCCTCGTTGACGGCGGCGATCTCGAGGGTGCCGAAGGTGCGGTAGAGCAGGAACATCGCCAGCAGGAAGCCCACGTCACCGATCCGATTGACGATGAACGCCTTGCGAGCGGCGCTGGCGTTGAGCCCCTGGCTGTACCAGAAGCCGATCAGGAGGTAGGAGCACACCCCCACTCCCTCCCATCCCACGAACATGAGCAGGTAGCTGTCGGCCATGACGAGCACCAGCATCGCGGCAACGAAGAGGTTGAGTGCGCTGAAGTAACGTGCGAAGCCGTCGTCTCCGTGCATGTAGCCCACCGAGTAGAGGTGGATGAGGAAGCCGACGCCGGTGATCACGAGCATCAGCAGGACGCTGAGCCGGTCGATTACGAACCCGAGCGAGAGCTGCAGGTCACCGGCGACGAGGTAGGGCCAGAACTCGAGTGAGAGGCCCCCCTCGGGCAGCGAGACGAAGGCGACCAGTGAGAGGATGAAGGCCAGCCCAACGGTGGCGCTGGCGATGATCCCTGGCAGCGGCTCCCGAAGCTTACGGCCGAAAAGGCCGTTGACGAGGGAGCCCAGCAGCGCCAGGAGCGGCGCCAGCGCGGCGTAGGAGGCGGGAGACGAGAAGAGGGCCCCGGTCATCAGTAGCGAACCTCGGAAAGGGCGTCGATGTCGGTGCTGGTGCGCTGCCGGAAGATCGCGACGAGGATTCCCAGACCCACCGCTACCTCGGCGGCGGCGAGCGCCAGGATGATGAACACGGCGCTCTGGCCGCTCATGGCGACCGCCTGCCCTGAAGAACTCCACTGGCGGGCATAGGCGACAAGCGCCAGGTTGGCGGCGTTGAGCATCAGTTCGATCGAGAGGAAGACGAGGATGGCGCTGCGGCGGGTGAGCACGCCGACAGCGCCGATGGCGAAGAGGATCGCGCTAAGAGCTACGTAATACTCGGTGGCTACCACCGCCCGCCTCCCGTAGTACCCGGCGGCCGTGGCTTCAGGTGCGGTGCGGGCGCCGAACTATGCACGGGTGAGCTCCCGCTCCGGTTCGTCCAAGGCAGCCCCGGCGTCACCGGCTAGTTCATGGGACTTGCGCTGGACCAGGGAGACGGCGCCGACGATGCCGACGAGCAGGAGCACGCCCACCAGGTGGAAAGCCAGCAGGAAGTCGCCGAAGAGAGACTCCCCTACCCGCTCGGCGCCTCCCCCGCCCAACGCCGCCTGGATCATCTCGGCGCTGGGAAGTTGTCTGGGATCGAGGAAGGCGGTCACGGCGATGCCCGCGGCCGCGAGCAGGCCCGCCAGGTAGGCGGCCGGACGCAGGCCGGGCAAACGTTCCGCCGACGACTCTCCGCCTACGTTCAGGAGCATGATCACGAAGAGGAAGAGGACCATGATCGCGCCCGCGTAGACGATGGTCTGGATGGCCGCCAGGAAATGCGCCTCGAGGGTGATGTAGGTGACCGCCAGGGTCAGCAGTGTCGCTACCAGCGACAGCGCCGCGTGCACCGGCTGGCGGAAAGTGATGACGCCGATGCCGCCGGCCAGCAGTACCACGGCGAGGATGATGAAGCCGAACATCAGTAGTCGACCCCCTCGAGTTCCGGCCGGTGCCCGGCGACGAAGCCGAGCTTCACGGCCTTGCCCTTGCGCTCTGCCTCGCGGCGCTGCCACTTCGAACCTTTGACCCCGACCAGCATGTCCTCCTTGCGGTAGACGAGGTCGTCGTAGCGGAAGTCGGCCAGCTCGAACTCGTGGCCCAACACCACCGCGCCGGTGGGGCACGCCTCCTCGCACATGCCGCAGAAGATGCAGCGAAGCATGTTGATCTCGTAGATCTTGGCGTAACGCTCCCCTGCCGAGACCGGATCGTCCGGGTCGTTCTCGGCCGCCTCGACGTAGATGGCGTAAGACGGGCAGGCGGCGGCGCAGAGCGAGCAACCGATGCACTTCTCGAGGCCGGTGTCGGGGTGCCGGAGCAGGTGGTGGCGCCCGCGGAAGCGCGGCTTGATCTGGGCCGGCTCCTCGGGGTAGTTCACGGTCACGGGCTTCTTGAAGAGGTGGCTCAGGGTGACGCCCATCCCCTTGGCGATGCTGAGGACACTCATGGCGTTCCTCCTATCGAAAGGTCCCTAGAGAACAAACGCGATCACCGCCCCGGTGAGAAGTGCCGCTCCCAGCGCTATCTCGAACAGGTAGAGCCAGCCGAAGCGCATCAGCTGGTCGTAACGGAGCCTCGGCAGGGTGGCTCGCAGCCAGATGAAGAGGAACATGAAGATCGCCATCTTGGCGAGGAGCCAGATGAACGGCCACTCGGAGATGCCGGGCACGACCGCGTCGAGGAAGGCGGGCCCCCGCCAGCCGCCCAGGAAGAGCGTGCTGATGAACGCGGCCGCGGTCATCATGTTGACGTACTCGGCCATCTGGTAGAGGGCCCACTTGATGCTCGAGTACTCGGTCAGGTAGCCGGCGACGATCTCCTGCTCGGCCTCGGGCAGGTCGAACGGCGTGCGGTTGACCTCGGCGATACCGGAGATCAGGAAGGTGCCGAAGGCGATGACCAACCCTGGCCAGAGCCAGGGGCTCACCGACCAGACTCCCAGGTCGACGATCTCGCGCAGGTTGAGGGTGCCGGCGATCATGATGATGGTGAGCACGCTCAAGCCCAGTCCCAGCTCGTACGAGATCATCTGGGCCGAGGAGCGCAGCGACCCCAGCAACGAGTACTTGCTGTTCGATGCCCACCCGCCAAGGAAGATCCCGTAGATGCCGATGCTGGTGACGGCCAGTACGTAGAGCAGGCCGATGTCGAGGTCGATCACCCAGGGATCGAACCCGAAGAGGCTGCCCTCGGGTCCGGCAGGGATGATGCCGAAGGCCGAGAGGGCGAAGGTGATGCTGATGAACGGCGCGAGGTAGTAGACGAAACGATCGGCGGCGCTCACGGTGATGTCTTCCTTGAAAACCGACTTGAGCGCGTCGGCGATCGGCTGCAGCAGCCCGAACGGTCCGACCCTGCTGGGTCCCACGCGGTGCTGCATGCGGGCCAGGATGCGCCGCTCGACCAGAGTCATGTAGGCGAAGGCGCCCAGCAGGATAGCGCAGAGGATCAGCGCCTTGATGGCAGTGATGTACCAGGGGTCTGCGAGCTGTGGGTCCATCAGGCGACCTCCAGCGCGTGCCGTTCCTTCACGAGCGCCTCGAAGTCGGCCACGGCGCTGCCGGCTGGCTGGTCGGGGAGGGCGGGCAGCAGCGGCAGGCCGGCGGGTGCATCCTCGGTTACGCGGACGGCGGCGCGACGGACGACGCCGTCCACGGGGAGGAGCACGATGTCGCCTTCCGCCACCTGGAGTCGGGCAGCGTCGGTCGGGTGGAGGCGCAGCGGGCTCTCACCGTAAGCGGCGAGCAGGTGCGGGTTGCGGGAGAGGTACTCGTGGCGGATCATGCTGGGCACGAGCAGCAGGTTACCCGCCGGTCGCTCCGGCCCCCTGACGCTCACACGGGCCGCGCTCTTGCCGGCGAGTTCGAGGAGCTCACCTTCGGCGGGCAGGGTGGCGAAATCGGTCCCGAGGCTGCGCTTGAGGATCCTCCTCGCACTTCGCACGCTCCGCCCCTCGAGCCGGTTCCCCAACGCCTCACCGAGCCGCTTGACCACGCCGGTGAAGTCCTCGCTCGATCCGTTGTCCACCGGTGCCGAGAAGACCGGCAAGAGCCTGCCTTCGAGGTTGATGAGCGAACCGTCCTTCTCGTAACCGGTCTTGGCCGGCAGCACGACATCGGCCAGGTCGGTGGTGGCACTCGGGAAGGAGGCGTGCACTACCAGAAGATCGAGCTCGCGCAGCTTCTGAGCCACGGCCGTGTTGGCAGCGGGATCCAGGTTGGAGACGATCAGCGCGTCCACCTCGCCGTCGAGCATCTGAGGGTAGCCGTAGCGAGCGTGCGACGGCAGCACCTCGGCCACTTCCAGACCGAACGAGTTCGCCATCGGCGGAAGCGCCATCGTCTTCGCGTCGACGGACCGCGCGAACGCGTGCAGGGCGTCGGCTGCCTCGCGACTGGCCAGCACCGCTGCTCCGTAGACGATCACCGCTCGTTCGGCCGCCCGCAAGCGCTCCATCAGAGCGCGAGCCTTCCGGCCATCCATCCCAGCGACGGCAGGCAGGTCCTCCGGGTTACCCTCGGCCGCCTCGTCCATGTTGGCGAGCGCCTCGGCCGCACGCCTCAGCCCGCCCAGCAGCTCGGCTTCTGCGCCCACCGGATATAGAACGGTAGTGCCGGCGTGCTTCATGAGGTCGACCCGATAGGGGTTGGCGACGGTGAGGATCTCCCGCTTGCGGGCCATCCGCTCTTTCAGGCGCAGGTCGGCGATGGGCACGCCGTGCGGCATCAGTTCGGGCGAGGGCACCCCCTTGAGGGCGTCCTTTATCCGCAGGTCGACGATCGGCACCTCTTCGGTGGGGTCGCCGATGACGAAGATCGCGTCGGCGCTCGCCAGCTCCTCCAGCGTCGCGGGGTTGCTGGCGGCGAGCAAAGAAACCTCGGTGCGAGGGTAGTGGTCACACCGACCGCTGCCGAACTGCTCGGCCAGCGCCTTGGCGCCTACCCCCTCCTCGAGGGTGGAGTCGGCGCGCAGTACGATGCCGACCCGTTTTGGATCGATCTGAGCGAGTTTCTTCGCTATGAAGCCGGCAGCCTCCTCCCAGGTGCTGGGCACGAGGCGGTCCCCCTTGCGCAGCAGCGGCTCCTTGATCCGGTCGGGCGCATCGACGTACTCGTGTCCGAAGCGAGTACCGTCATCGATCCAGATCTTGTTCACCTGCGGGTTCAGGCCCGCCTTGATCCGCTCGATGCGGCCGGTCCTGGCGTCCACCACGATGGCGCTGCCAGAGGCGTCGTCGAGAGAGGTGGTGCGAGTGTGGTCGTACTCCCAGTTGCGTCCGCGGAAACGCGCGGTGGTGTCGAGCAGCGCGCCAACCGGGCAGATATCGGTGATGTTGCCGCTGAAGTTGCTGGGGAGGCCATCCCCCTCGAACGAGTCGATGTAGGTGTGGCCACCGCGGTCGATGAAGTCGAGGACTTCGTCGCCCGGCACCTCCTCGAAGTAGCGGACGCAGCGCTTGCAGTGGATACAGCGCTCCTGGTCGAGGGTGATCAGTTCGGAGAGGGCGGCGTGCTTCTCGAGGTGGCGTTTGTCGAACTGGAAGCGGGAGATGCCGGTGCCGTACTCGTAGGCGC
This genomic interval carries:
- a CDS encoding NADH-quinone oxidoreductase subunit J, yielding MFGFIILAVVLLAGGIGVITFRQPVHAALSLVATLLTLAVTYITLEAHFLAAIQTIVYAGAIMVLFLFVIMLLNVGGESSAERLPGLRPAAYLAGLLAAAGIAVTAFLDPRQLPSAEMIQAALGGGGAERVGESLFGDFLLAFHLVGVLLLVGIVGAVSLVQRKSHELAGDAGAALDEPERELTRA
- a CDS encoding NADH-quinone oxidoreductase subunit N — translated: MFPPALDINWLALTPPLVLLFTAAAGLFFALFQSNGRSTAVLSLVGLVTAAVFTLVLFQDGRAGAGSAAFGLHYLADLPAAAFQLLIILGTVIAVLVSYDYLERTGLDHPEYYPLMLLSATGGMVMSAAGDLITLLLGLEITSLAVYVLSAWRQGARESEEAGMKYFLLGAFASAVLIYGIALTYGATGHFVYAEVVAAVTAPGFQSLLLATLGGLLLVAGLGFKASMVPFHQWAPDVYTGAPTAVTTFMSVVVKTAAFAALLRVASTILPELSPVVLELFVWIVGLTMIVGNLAAYVQRGVKRMLAYSAVAHAGYLGLAVLAVDSGGLQAATWYLLAYTLMTAGAFAVLTLLGDRFDHGDDLERFAGLSRTRPMLAAAMAIFMLSLAGIPPLAGFAGKVMVFGAALQAGYFLLAVIGILTSVVAAAYYFRVIAFMYFREPAYGAPRYRSAFTSTAVVLAAVGTVLLGLFPGLWYGLLESGARVVAGL
- a CDS encoding NADH-quinone oxidoreductase subunit M → MLGTLVVPLGAALLVAFLPARAARAVAGAAAVTTFIAALLMPADAFLSLPWIDGLGITFSLGSAGAASVLVLAAALAMVPAVIWAALQVEERNASFLALLLAMQGFLNGVFLAKDLVLFYVFWDATLIASLLLLGGWGLERRREATAKYLAYALAGSFLMLVAILALRPLSGADSYLIGDLLEATPALPPNTQMWLFAAFAVAFAVKMPMLPLHSWLVDFHDQNHPSGAADVAGTLYKVGAFGFFAWAIPLLPAAAERWSPLLIALSAVTALYAAIIAARQEDLKRLLAYASLSHMGIAGVGVFALELTGSNGAMYLLAAQMLTTGGLFLLAGMLHARSGTYLLAAYGGLARSAPALAAITLFVLFASIGVPGLANFPGEFLSLLGAFQASVTAGVVAVCAVIAAGVYGVNLYQRIYQGRAEFRASDLRAAEVVVLMPILAGILWLGLTPAPQLERIEVQSRVALESSTGETAGNPPAGITATLQEEKR
- the nuoL gene encoding NADH-quinone oxidoreductase subunit L, which produces MTGALFSSPASYAALAPLLALLGSLVNGLFGRKLREPLPGIIASATVGLAFILSLVAFVSLPEGGLSLEFWPYLVAGDLQLSLGFVIDRLSVLLMLVITGVGFLIHLYSVGYMHGDDGFARYFSALNLFVAAMLVLVMADSYLLMFVGWEGVGVCSYLLIGFWYSQGLNASAARKAFIVNRIGDVGFLLAMFLLYRTFGTLEIAAVNEAAGGLAYGSALLTAIGLLFLLAAAGKSAQLPLQVWLPDAMAGPTPVSALIHAATMVTAGVYLVVRSAPLFAQAPDASATVAWVGGLTALVAAFAALGQTDIKKILAYSTVSQLGFMFAAAGAGAYAAAIFHLFTHAFFKALLFLTAGSAIHALGGEQDVRRMGGLGRVMPLTGLTALVGTLAIAGVPFLSGFFSKDAVVAGVYTSEWLRDYGGLALYILLLLTAAMTAFYMFRWYYLAFAGRPRYDDAVAAKLHESPAVMTIPLLILAVFSVVAGYLGLPEFAFPNWMNAWLEPAIAAEVRFLHPTVTVEWLLVGLSIVAAAAGLGLGYWVYHLRSGRPAQRIGSGALGNFSREGAGFDALYRNTFVAAAEGTASGLGVVDRELVDRGVSGSAGVTGLLARAATGLQSGFARTYALTMLLGVVALILVLLLGVWLGGELA
- the nuoI gene encoding NADH-quinone oxidoreductase subunit NuoI, with translation MSVLSIAKGMGVTLSHLFKKPVTVNYPEEPAQIKPRFRGRHHLLRHPDTGLEKCIGCSLCAAACPSYAIYVEAAENDPDDPVSAGERYAKIYEINMLRCIFCGMCEEACPTGAVVLGHEFELADFRYDDLVYRKEDMLVGVKGSKWQRREAERKGKAVKLGFVAGHRPELEGVDY
- the nuoG gene encoding NADH-quinone oxidoreductase subunit NuoG, with amino-acid sequence MKVTVNDVVLDLKPGTSVIDAVFAAGFDVPYFCSQEYMSPIGACRMCLARVGAPRKGPDGEWIKDEETGGAKIFYFPNLMATCTTQVMEGMVVDTLAEDVVDAQNGMVEFTLINHPLDCPVCDKGGACELQDRAYEYGTGISRFQFDKRHLEKHAALSELITLDQERCIHCKRCVRYFEEVPGDEVLDFIDRGGHTYIDSFEGDGLPSNFSGNITDICPVGALLDTTARFRGRNWEYDHTRTTSLDDASGSAIVVDARTGRIERIKAGLNPQVNKIWIDDGTRFGHEYVDAPDRIKEPLLRKGDRLVPSTWEEAAGFIAKKLAQIDPKRVGIVLRADSTLEEGVGAKALAEQFGSGRCDHYPRTEVSLLAASNPATLEELASADAIFVIGDPTEEVPIVDLRIKDALKGVPSPELMPHGVPIADLRLKERMARKREILTVANPYRVDLMKHAGTTVLYPVGAEAELLGGLRRAAEALANMDEAAEGNPEDLPAVAGMDGRKARALMERLRAAERAVIVYGAAVLASREAADALHAFARSVDAKTMALPPMANSFGLEVAEVLPSHARYGYPQMLDGEVDALIVSNLDPAANTAVAQKLRELDLLVVHASFPSATTDLADVVLPAKTGYEKDGSLINLEGRLLPVFSAPVDNGSSEDFTGVVKRLGEALGNRLEGRSVRSARRILKRSLGTDFATLPAEGELLELAGKSAARVSVRGPERPAGNLLLVPSMIRHEYLSRNPHLLAAYGESPLRLHPTDAARLQVAEGDIVLLPVDGVVRRAAVRVTEDAPAGLPLLPALPDQPAGSAVADFEALVKERHALEVA
- the nuoK gene encoding NADH-quinone oxidoreductase subunit NuoK, whose product is MVATEYYVALSAILFAIGAVGVLTRRSAILVFLSIELMLNAANLALVAYARQWSSSGQAVAMSGQSAVFIILALAAAEVAVGLGILVAIFRQRTSTDIDALSEVRY
- the nuoH gene encoding NADH-quinone oxidoreductase subunit NuoH, with protein sequence MDPQLADPWYITAIKALILCAILLGAFAYMTLVERRILARMQHRVGPSRVGPFGLLQPIADALKSVFKEDITVSAADRFVYYLAPFISITFALSAFGIIPAGPEGSLFGFDPWVIDLDIGLLYVLAVTSIGIYGIFLGGWASNSKYSLLGSLRSSAQMISYELGLGLSVLTIIMIAGTLNLREIVDLGVWSVSPWLWPGLVIAFGTFLISGIAEVNRTPFDLPEAEQEIVAGYLTEYSSIKWALYQMAEYVNMMTAAAFISTLFLGGWRGPAFLDAVVPGISEWPFIWLLAKMAIFMFLFIWLRATLPRLRYDQLMRFGWLYLFEIALGAALLTGAVIAFVL